TCGGCGCTGCCCAGTACGGTGCCGATCTTGCCCAGGGCACCGGGCACGTCGGCGTAGTTGATGACGAGGTTCACACCCGCGGCGCGCAGATCGAAGTTGCGGCCGTTGATCTGAACGATCTTCTGCACCAGCTGCGGGCCGGACAGCGTCCCGGCCACGTTGATCACCGAGCCGTCGGCATACACGGCGCGCACGTCGACGACGCTGCGGTGGTTGGGGCTCTCGGTGGCCGTGCTGATCTCCGCACTCACGCCACGCTCTTCGGCGATCGACGGCGCGTTCACGAAGGTCACCTGGTCCTCGATCACCGAGGAGAAGAGTCCACGCAGCGCCGAGAGCTTGAGCACCGCAACATCTTCGGAAGCGAGCTCACCGCGCACGTCGACGGACAACGAGGTGGGCAGCTGCTCGGAGACGGCGCCGATGAGCACGCCGAGCTTGCGAACGACCTCAAGCCACGGCGCCACCTCTTCGCTGACGACTCCCCCGCCCACGTTGACGGCGTCGGGCACGAACTCGCCCGCCAGGGCCAGCTGCACGCTCGCAGCCACATCGGTACCGGCACGGTCCTGCGCCTCGCTGGTCGAGGCACCCAGGTGCGGGGTCACCACAACCTGGTCGAGTTCGAAGAGCGGGCTGTCGGTGCACGGCTCGGTGGCGAACACGTCGAGTCCGGCGCCGCGGACGTGACCGCTGCGGATGGCATCGGCCAGCGCAGCCTCGTCGATGAGCCCGCCGCGTGCGGCGTTGACGATGATGACGCCCGGCTTGGTCTTGGCCAGCGCTTCCTTGCCGATGAGGCCCGCGGTCTCGGGGGTCTTGGGCAGGTGCACCGAGATGAAATCTGCCCGACCCAAAAGTTCGTCGAGAGTCAGCAGTTCGATGCCGAGCTGAGCGGCACGGGCGGCCGAGACGTAGGGGTCGTAGGCGACGATATGCGTCCCGAACGCCGCAAGGCGCTGCGCGAAGAGCTGGCCGATGCGGCCCAGGCCCACCACGCCGACGGTCTTGCCGAAGATCTCGGTGCCGTTGAACGACGAGCGCTTCCAGGTGTGCGCCTTCAGCGAGGCGTCGGCGGCCGGGATCTGTCGCGCGGTGGACAGCAGCAGAGTCACGGCGTGCTCGGCGGCACTGTGGATGTTCGAGGTGGGCGCGTTGACCACCAGGACACCGCGGGCGGTCGCGGCTTTGACGTCGACATTGTCGAGTCCGACGCCTGCGCGCGCGACGATCTTGAGCTTGGTGCCGGCGGCCAATACCTCGGCGTCCACGGTGGTCGCCGAACGCACCAGCAGCGCGTCAGCGTCGGGCACCGCGGCCAGCAGCGCGGGGCGATCGGGGCCGTCGACCCAGCGCACCTCCACACCATCTCCGAGTGCTTCGACGGTCGACTGGGCAAGTTTGTCGGCAATCAACACGACTGGACGTTCGCTCACGTCGTCACAGCCTAGTGTGAGCCGCGACGAGGCTTACATCACACCTGGTCTAGTACCCGATCCGGGTCGCCTCGGCGCGCAGGGCCGTGATGTCCGGAGCTGGATGAAACGCACGGACGAGTTCATCGGTAAGCGACGCCTGATTCATGACCCGCTGGACCGCGACCTCGGCGATGACGTGTCCCGGCGCCGGGTACTGCCATTCCAACTCCTTGGATGCCGTCCATTCAACAAGCGGACCGAACAAACCCTCGCCGCCATCCCCCTGGTATCCCCATTGGGTTGGCTTGGGTTTCCCGTGGCGCCACGCGGTGTCTGCCGCTCCGCACCACACACAGACCGTCATCTGTGGAGCGCTGTCGTAGTGGTCGTACAGGTCGGGGTTTTTCAGATCCGACGTGAACGGCTCCGGCAGATCACCGATGAGACCTGGCCAGTAGTCGTCTTCGTTGTAGGTACTCAAATCTGAGTCGTGGGCGAAACCGCGGATGAAGACACCGGCCGTGTTCGAGAAGATGATCGACCACTCGTCACCGCCGCCGTTCGTGTACTTCACCAGATCATCACCGGGACGCCAATTCGGTTGATAGACAGTGCCGATATCGCCCCTGGTAAGCGGCTTCCCCTCCACCAACGCATCGAGCATCGACACCACCCGACAACGCCGCTGTAGCTCGGTTGGACTCGGGAGCTTCGTCACGAACTCCTCCACACTGCTCGCTGCGACCCGGGCGGCTGCTCGAGGAGGCGCCTTCGAGCACCCCGACAGAACCATGCCCGCTGCGACAGTGACCCCCACAGCAAGAAAATCTCGGCGTTGGATCATCAGAAGACCCAGCTGCCTTTCGGGTCCAACACGAAGCCATGATCACGCGAGCCGTCTGTGGTTCCGATGTGAAGAAGGCATGCCGTCATGCCCTGGCCATCCACAGCGCAGGCCGCGGTGTCGCCTTCGAAACCACTCTGTGTGAGCACCTGCATCGCCCCCAACGGCCTGAAATCACGGCCCTGCGCATATGTGTCGGTCGAGGCCAGGAATCGCGCCGACTTATCGCCCCAGATCGCGTAAACCTCCTGCTCACCGTGCGGCGTTGCAGGGAGCTGGCCCCAACAACCAGCCTCCGATGCACCGTCTCCCTTGCCTGAGTTCCCAACGCGCATCCGGCAGTTGAGCCCGTCGGGGGTCTGGAAGGCTAGGTAGCCAGTGCCGTCGCTGAACTTGGCGGCGTCGCCTGGGTCGAAAGCGCCTTTCGCGCTCCACTTCTCTCCGACCTCCGTATAACCACTCAGGCTGGGAAACCGGTGGTGCCATGCCGGCACGGCAACCGACCGCGTCGTTCCACTGGTCGGTCCAGACACGGCCTCAGGACCGGGCGCCGGGGTGCAGGCCGCCACTGCACAGATCGCGGCGATCCACGTGATGCACGGCACCGGAGATTCACCCACCAGCTAAGTCAACACCACAAGCTTGTCGCAAATCCAGCAAAGTCTCAAAAATGAGGTAATGCACTACTCACGCCGATGCAGCCGCGATGAACCACGCTCGGGTACATGACTGAAACACATGTACTCCCCGTCAGTGGCCAATACACCGTCCGCGGTGGTGACACCCTGTGGAAACTGTCCGAGATGTTCTATGGCGACGGGCGTCGCTACCGGGTGATCTCCGTGGTCAACGACCTCCCCGATCCGAATCTCATCGCGGTGGGGCAGGAACTGGAAATCCCGTACGTCACCTACCGCTACCAGGTGAAGGCAGGCGACACCAAGGGGAAGATCGCCGAACATTTCTACGGCAGCTTCTCGATGAGCGGGGTGTTCGAAAGTCCGAGCGGCGTATCGCAGCGCGACCTGATCGTCGGTGAATGGCTGCTGATGCCCGACCTCGCCAATGTTGGACACCACACCGTGGTGCCCGGCGAGACGCTGC
The nucleotide sequence above comes from Mycobacteroides saopaulense. Encoded proteins:
- a CDS encoding LysM peptidoglycan-binding domain-containing protein, with translation MTETHVLPVSGQYTVRGGDTLWKLSEMFYGDGRRYRVISVVNDLPDPNLIAVGQELEIPYVTYRYQVKAGDTKGKIAEHFYGSFSMSGVFESPSGVSQRDLIVGEWLLMPDLANVGHHTVVPGETLQVLADRWYGDWSLWVIIAIANQLSGDDPEPGTVLIQPRLNRRHTVVSDDTLWKLAQENYGDYNTARTQIAVQMVAAANLIENPDHLTVGQVIYFPSIDLGS
- the serA gene encoding phosphoglycerate dehydrogenase; the protein is MSERPVVLIADKLAQSTVEALGDGVEVRWVDGPDRPALLAAVPDADALLVRSATTVDAEVLAAGTKLKIVARAGVGLDNVDVKAATARGVLVVNAPTSNIHSAAEHAVTLLLSTARQIPAADASLKAHTWKRSSFNGTEIFGKTVGVVGLGRIGQLFAQRLAAFGTHIVAYDPYVSAARAAQLGIELLTLDELLGRADFISVHLPKTPETAGLIGKEALAKTKPGVIIVNAARGGLIDEAALADAIRSGHVRGAGLDVFATEPCTDSPLFELDQVVVTPHLGASTSEAQDRAGTDVAASVQLALAGEFVPDAVNVGGGVVSEEVAPWLEVVRKLGVLIGAVSEQLPTSLSVDVRGELASEDVAVLKLSALRGLFSSVIEDQVTFVNAPSIAEERGVSAEISTATESPNHRSVVDVRAVYADGSVINVAGTLSGPQLVQKIVQINGRNFDLRAAGVNLVINYADVPGALGKIGTVLGSAEVNIQAAQLSQDASGEAATIILRLDRTAPDAVLDEIRAAVGATTLELVDLS